The Arachis ipaensis cultivar K30076 chromosome B07, Araip1.1, whole genome shotgun sequence genome includes a window with the following:
- the LOC107610204 gene encoding polyadenylate-binding protein RBP47C': MQSNGSDSQQQQPTDQNQRQQQTPPHPQPLPLPQQWVPMQYPATAMVMQHPMLPPQHYAPPPPQPYMPYHQYQQQVPHVTPHHAHQHQPQGSTAENKTIWVGDLHHWMDENYLHRCFASTGEISSIKVIRNKQTGLSEGYGFVEFYSHGTAEKVLQNYAGILMPNTEQPFRLNWATFSTGDKRSDNVPDLSIFVGDLAADVTDSLLHETFSSRYPSVKAAKVVFDANTGRSKGYGFVRFGDDNERSQAMTEMNGVYCSSRRMRIGAATPRKSSAYQQGGQSNGTSSQSEADSNNTTIFVGGLDPNVTAEDLKHPFSQYGEIVSVKIPVGKGCGFVQFANRNNAEEALQKLNGTMIGKQTVRLSWGRNPANKQFRMEFGNPWSGAYYGGPVYDGYGYALPPPHDPSIYAAAYGAYPVYGGHQQQVS; encoded by the exons ATGCAATCCAACGGCTCTGATTCGCAGCAACAGCAACCAACGGACCAGAATCAACGCCAACAGCAGACGCCACCGCACCCGCAGCCACTGCCACTCCCACAGCAGTGGGTGCCGATGCAGTATCCCGCCACCGCCATGGTAATGCAGCACCCCATGCTGCCGCCTCAACATTACGCGCCGCCGCCACCCCAGCCCTACATGCCCTACCACCAGTACCAGCAGCAGGTGCCGCACGTTACCCCCCACCACGCACATCAGCACCAGCCTCAGGGATCCACCGCCGAGAACAAGACGATCTGGGTCGGAGATTTGCATCATTGGATGGACGAGAATTATCTCCACCGCTGCTTCGCTTCCACCGGCGAG ATTTCCTCCATCAAGGTTATTCGCAATAAGCAGACTGGTCTATCAGAGGGTTATGGATTTGTGGAATTCTATTCACACGGCACAGCTGAAAAAGTTTTACAGAACTATGCTGGAATTTTGATGCCAAACACAGAGCAACCTTTCCGGCTGAACTGGGCAACATTTAGCACAGGAGACAAGCGTTCAGACAATGTTCCAGACCTTTCAATTTTTGTAGGAGATTTAGCTGCAGATGTTACAGATAGCCTCTTGCATGAGACTTTCTCCAGTAGATACCCTTCTGTTAAGGCTGCAAAAGTTGTTTTTGATGCCAACACTGGCCGCTCCAAGGGATATGGTTTTGTCAGGTTTGGTGATGATAATGAGAGGTCTCAAGCTATGACTGAAATGAATGGTGTCTACTGTTCTAGCAGGCGTATGCGTATTGGAGCTGCAACTCCTAGGAAATCATCTGCTTATCAACAAG GAGGTCAATCAAATGGCACATCCAGCCAATCTGAAGCTGATTCTAATAACACAACT ATATTTGTTGGAGGACTGGACCCTAATGTTACAGCTGAAGATCTTAAGCATCCATTCTCCCAGTATGGCGAGATTGTCTCTGTTAAGATACCTGTTGGAAAAGGTTGTGGTTTTGTGCAATTTGCAAACAG AAATAATGCTGAAGAGGCCTTGCAGAAGCTAAATGGGACAATGATTGGCAAGCAAACAGTTCGGCTTTCTTGGGGCCGAAATCCAGCAAATAAGCAG TTTAGAATGGAGTTTGGGAATCCATGGAGTGGGGCATATTATGGGGGCCCTGTTTATGATGGTTATGGATATGCATTGCCACCTCCACATGACCCAAGCATTTATGCTGCTGCTTATGGTGCATATCCCGTTTATGGAGGCCACCAACAGCAAGTAAGCTGA